A portion of the Candidatus Cloacimonadota bacterium genome contains these proteins:
- the queD gene encoding 6-carboxytetrahydropterin synthase QueD: MYKLNVISHFSSAHKLEDYDGKCKNLHGHNWKVRVTVQCDKTDKIGLAIDFGIIKKYLKEIIDKLDHQYLNELDYFKDTNPTSENIAKFVFEEFSKKINDENCRTSEIEIWESEKSSVIYFE, encoded by the coding sequence ATGTATAAATTGAATGTAATTTCGCATTTCTCTTCCGCTCATAAACTCGAAGATTATGACGGGAAGTGCAAAAATCTGCACGGACATAACTGGAAAGTTCGAGTTACTGTTCAGTGTGATAAAACAGATAAGATCGGGCTGGCAATCGATTTTGGGATCATAAAAAAATATTTGAAAGAAATAATCGATAAATTAGACCATCAGTATTTGAATGAACTGGATTATTTCAAAGATACAAATCCCACTTCTGAAAATATCGCAAAGTTTGTTTTTGAAGAGTTTTCAAAAAAAATAAATGATGAAAATTGTCGAACTTCTGAAATAGAAATATGGGAATCTGAAAAATCTTCGGTAATTTATTTTGAGTGA